One region of Fusobacterium russii ATCC 25533 genomic DNA includes:
- a CDS encoding transposase has translation EGFIKTALKTFKKYFEYIENSLSFSYSNGRIEGVIRKIKVLKNTAYGYRSFLNFKKRILICANL, from the coding sequence TGAAGGATTTATTAAAACAGCTCTTAAAACATTTAAGAAATATTTTGAATATATTGAAAATTCTCTTTCTTTTTCATATTCAAATGGAAGGATTGAAGGAGTAATAAGGAAAATAAAAGTATTAAAAAATACTGCATATGGCTATAGAAGTTTTCTAAATTTTAAAAAAAGAATATTAATATGCGCT